DNA sequence from the Podospora pseudocomata strain CBS 415.72m chromosome 2 map unlocalized CBS415.72m_2.2, whole genome shotgun sequence genome:
CGGTGGCAACGAGCAAGGCCCGGATGTGGTTGGCGAAATATGCCATGAGGGTGGAGGACTACGAGACGGCGAATCGTCTCGCGACGGAGCTTTGCCAGGATGgcgttgaggtggaggaagccaaggcGCTGATACGGGAAgcgaggtcgaggatggaACAGACGAGTATGATGGAGAGCTAGAGGCAGCAGTTGTCGCATCAGAAGTTCCTGGAGTTTGTGGAAGGTTTGAAGATGAGAGACAACACGAGATTTGCTCGTCGTGATCCTCGACAGCCTGCGATTGTGAGGTCTGGGCCGGGTCCGAGAGGCGCAAAccgagaggaagagggagaatgGTATTCGCAACTGGAGGATGATCTGAGTATGAGGAGGACTTCGTGGCGGTGAGTCTGTATGCGAGTGTAGATGTAAGCATCATTGTTTCTATCACTATCGATGGTTGGTTGAGCCACACGATGAGTTCGATAAACAACGCAATTCGATACCCTGTTTTAATGGCATAGCTTTCCAGCTTTTTCTCTAGGTACACCTGTGCTTCACTATGGTGATGGTCACAAACATGAAACTGGTGGCTGGCAAATGTTGGCGCTCGGTGTCTCCGCTTGCGTGTTGGCAGTTGGTTTTCCGTTGCCTTCACTCCTTTTGTCGCGATTCCGACCTTCGCTTACCCCCCGGATCTTCACAAGACATGCGGTTCTCGCGTTGCGTACAAGCTTCGTCTCGGGGTGAGACATCCTGCACTGTCCTACGCACAGTCATGATGACCAAGAGAACATCATCAATGCTTGCAAACCAGCTCAAGACGGGAGTGGGGGTACACGGTGATACCCAATTCTCCCATGTAGTTGAATTCGGCCAACCTCAAGCTTAGCATCGCCGTCCTCGTGGGGCCTTATAGGAATACAAAGCCCCTGTCTCCCGGTGTCACATCCCGCGATTAAAATTCCCGGAGCCGCCTTGGCGAGACCAGATTTAGTGTACGGGTGGCAGGGCTGAACTCCAGCTCTGGAACATGTTCTTGTTCTGACTTGGTACGAGGAAGCTTTGCGTGAAATGAAAACCAGCATCTATGATCGATACTTGGGGTTTGAGCAAGCAGTTTTTTGCAATCACTATTCTGTGTGGCTGTTTCTTATCTACAACATGTACCACAACCTAACAATACCGACAAGGCTGCAGTACTTTCCGCCGCCGGTGCCGCTCGCAGAGCTCCAACCCTCCCAGCGTCGGTTTATCAAACATATCTCCAAATCTGGACCACGGAATTGACTTCTTCACATGGCGTGACGATGCGAGCCCCAACCTGTGTGCCAGCCATTGTCAGCCGCCTCGACCTGTAAGAGCTGAACACGACCATACCTACCCCTCAAGGCGTGCGTGGGCTGCCATGTGCATACATTCAATGTTCCATACAACCAGGCACACCAATGGCGGATGAGGCGTTCCTGGACCTAGTCCGTCTGCACCACGGATAGAACCGCCCAGTCAGGGGAGACTGGGCTCTCCACCTTACATAgtcccccccaaccaccacgcaGCCACACCACACTTGATCCAAAGTTGGAAGTGTGTGTGTCTCTTATCTCTGTGCTCTGCTGCTGTCTTGGTGTGGGCGTACCGCCTAACCTCCCGAGAAGGGGGAAGATCTCCGGGTGTTAGCTTTCAGGAACACCTTCCTGCTCCTCTGCGATAGGCAGCCTTGCGAGAAGTTGAAACTGAAAAGTTGGCTGACTTTGCATACAGTGTACGTCCACAGACAGCCTGCCTCCATGATCAAACACCAGAAGCTTACGAATGTGATGGCGGGTGGTCTGCACTGGGGACGCCTCCTTTCACACCGCGATGCGAGAACAATTGCTTTTCTTCGGCAGTCGAGCGGGGAGGGGAAATGGCTGGGTTGTCTGTGGATTTGCTCAAGAAGCCTCGGGAATGGTATATAAGTGTGTCTGTTACCTCACCTCGAGTCGTTGCGAGTGCTGTTGAGATTTCTCCTTCCATGCCTCTCCTGCTCGGTTGCTCCACGAGTGTAGAGTGAGGCCCCCTCAAACCATTCCGGACTCTGAATAATTCGTACTCGACGTGGCTGCCAACTTCTTATGATCTAGCTTTTGCTGGTATTCAGGGCTTACTTTAAAATCTTGTCAATTCTCATCCAAGCAGAAAAAAACTTCTTCTCAAGGAGGTCTCCTgacttcttctctctctgaCACCCAACCCCCTACCACGTCCGTTCATCCGCCACCATGAGGCTCTTCAGAACAATGACGCTGGCCCTGGCCTGGATCGGctccgccctcgccgagcCCAAGGTCAccttcatcaaccaagaCAACAAGCACCGCACCATCGTCTTCACCCCAAGCGTCCCCCACAAGGAAATCAAGCCCCTCCGCGTCCCCGCCCACCAAGAGGTCACCCAGTCCTTCCCCCACGGCTGGATCGGCAACTGGTGGTCCGTCACCGACGGCAAACCTTGGATCCCCGGCATGCTGGGCGAGGTCACCTTCAACGGCTACATGGGCCTGACCTTCTTTGACGTCTCCGCCATCGTCAACGACCGCGACACCAGCGGTGTCAAGATGATGTGGCCCAGGAAGTCGGCCAGCGTCACCTCGGGCTGCGACGTCTTCTCCTGCGGGAACGAGTACACCTACCCCGACGAGGTGCAGACCAAGGCCACCGACGAGGACCACCTCATGTGCAGTCTGGGTGACGGTGTCAGCCCTGTCTACCCTCGTGGTGCGAaaaagtggaagaaggaggcgcggaggcagggggaggaggaggaggtcgtcgTGGTCAAGCCCTCCTCTAAAGCCAAGCCTTCCGCggtccccaccaccccagccaagGAGCAAGAACAAGAGAGCTTCAGCAGCGGCGGTGAAAACACCTACAACGGcgacaacgacaacctcTACCGataccgccgccaccgaTATTACCGCCCCGGCAACCTCGGCGAGTAGgtcgacatcctcgacgacgcCGGCGAGCACATTGACGCCAACAAGATCAAGTGGGACAAGATGAACTAGGACGCCATCAAGTGGGAGGACGTGGACTGGGGCACCCTCGACTTCATCGTCAACAACTACTTGGACTGGCACCTCCTCGAGGCGCCCAGGCGTCCGAGATACCAGAGGTGGACAGGGCTGCTTTATAACCCCCGTCctgggtgggggaggtagGCTCCTGTTGATGTTAAGGGGGATGAGTGAAATATTGATGAAAACTCAGAGCTATGACTTATGTCTTTATGAAGGAAATTGTGGGGAAAACAACGGATAAGAAATGAAAGAGTTGGATTATGTTCTCATGATTTTGATGGCCATTATTTATTAGAGGTCAGGAAGTTACGAAGTGTGATACCCCCGTCACTTCACCTTGACGAGCGAGGGAGGAAATACAGACGGTTTGCCGGGATGGAGTCATGAATGATGCTTTATGATACCAACGGGATGATTAACAACGTATGAGATTGTCTTTTCAGAAGGGAAAGGAGTTTGGGATCACAACAAGGTCGGATTGTGGTAGGGTTGGTCGAGGacaggagaagggggggttggcgtTAGCGTACTGGATATAGTTTGGTTTTTTGGACCAGGCTCAGACGCTATACATCTTAATTTCGAGGAATACAAAACACAATAACAACATAGAAAAATAATTTACTTGAATTTTAAACTGTaatgcttcttcttgtcgatgttggctATTCTATATGATGCTTATAAAAACAATTTTTTACATATCTTCTCACGAGCACAGAACCGCAAAAGCTGGCCACAAATAGTGTGGTTTTGTTGAAACGGAAATCAGTGACAACCTCCACGCTTTTTTCACAGCTCACTCCCAGCAGCCCTTTTTACCAGCATCCATATCTGATCTGGAAGAGTGTAAAGTAGATGTCGCTACACACCCAGACATTACACCTAGCATACTCCATAAAAATATGTGTTTAATGAATACCTTACACTACCTAACAGAAATTGGCTGTCACCATTGGCTCTTAAGTTGAAATCCTCGTCATTCCCGACCACTAACCACCTAAAAGCATCGGTCTTGTCATATCTGACTGATCCATAAGCTCAATGAAAAGCAAAGCAATGACGCAAAAAAGAACGATATTGACCACTATGGCCGACACCCCGCGGTAGTAAGGAACGAGGCAAACCCACGCAACCATTCGGCCTTTGGTATGCCCATGTCCAAGAGGCTGTCGTGTAGGGCGTAAGATGCGCATATCTATTTCCTCCTTTCCGTCTGATTGGGCGTGCCGAGAACAAAGAGGTGAAAAACAAGAAATCCATTATTTCCCAGTTCCAGTTCAACCCCCCATAATCTTTTTTGCCTTTGTGCCAAGTTCTTGTCTGTTGTTAAAGGGTCCCAGCCCGTCCCGGACTGTCCCAGACCATCCTGTCCCGTCGGTTGCCCACCTATGCTCATGTCATAACgcgaaaagaaagaaaagaaagagagaaaaccAGGCATGATCTCATATAACCACAGTGCTCCCGCGCCGATCCGTCAGACTCCTctcccattcccaaccaaACTGCACGTTTGCCAAGCCATATTAAAACCGAAATGAATACAGAACCACCCGCCAAAAAAATAGAAAAGCAAACAGGAAAACCAATACAACATAAAACTTGCTCAAGCAAAGGTAGGTGCCGTATAAATCAGAGtgcccatcaccatggctcCGCCAATAGCCGCAATCCCTACGCGCTCTGCGAGACGGAACAACCGAACTTTCTTTGTCGGCCTCTCAAACGGACGAAGAACTTGGATAGGGGACTCAACAGTCGGGCCACAAACCTCTGTAGCAGCCTCCTCGAGGCCATCGGCCTTGAGGACTTCAGTACCCGCCGTCTCTGGCACACCGCCCCACTTCAAGTCGTCCTCTGTTTCTACCGACATATCCTCAGCCTTTCTCTTGCGCTTTACAGAGTCAGAATTCGCCTTCGGCTTCTCTGCCTCGACAAGCGACTGAGGCTCATCAGCGGTCTGGATCGTAAACTGCACATTGACCTTCTGAGATTCAAGATCGCTAGTCTTCGACGCCACGTTCTCAGCGTTTTGGTCCACGGGCTTCTCAGTCTCGGGCTCCTTAGTCTTCTCAGTCTCAGGCTCCTTAGTCTTCTCTTGCTCCTTGTAGGCGTTTGGCTGACTTCCGCGGCGTGCAGAGCTCGACAGTAGGCGATCAAGACTATCAGAACAGCTCGGCTGTGTTACGGTGCTGTTGAACGAGGTTTCCATGGGAGGCAGTCTAGAAAAGACCTGTTGATCTAAGCCTGATAGATCTCTCGTGTGCATCTCGTTGTCAAAccgggggttggtgggcaTTTCATTGCAGAGAGCATATACCGACGACGCTGGGCGAGCGGTAGTCTGAGTCTCCAAAGCAGCCTTGTTGAAGGTCTGGCCAGAGATCTTGTTGAAATATGCCTTGTTCCCTTCTCGTGCAGACCAGAAGTCTCCTTTGCCTGATTTCAGACACAGAGACTCAAAATCTCCCTTGAAAGAAGCCGGCCACGAGTTAGGCTGGGTAGTCTTCCGAAGTTCAGGAAGAGGGGGGCCTTGGTGCATAGACTGCGCCACACCGGGACGATCATTCAAGAGCTTTTCAATTGCAATGGGATTGGTACTCTTAGCACCAGCTTCATCCTTCTTCGAGCTGACAGGAATGACGGGCGATGCGGTGTCTGAAGCCGGGTGGTCCAGAGTGTCGTCTTGCTCATCAGACACTACAGGTGCAGTGCGATGGTTATGGACAAGGGTCGGTCTGCACATcatcggggagggtggaaggggagatgCTGGTTGATCACAGTCAAAGATATCTAGGTCGCCAATAACACCTGCTTTAATGTCAACATTTGAATCGGTAGGCTTGGTGGAACAGCAAAGTAAAGACATACTCTGATGCTCAGAGGCAGACTcattgtcatcatcctcagagTAGTTCACCATATCCTCGTCGAGAATGCTTGACCCGTCGCTTTGATCGTCCATGTCATGATCGCTACCgctgtcatcgtcatcatcgctCGAGTATTCACCTTCCATGAAATTTTCAGGATAGTTGACGTTGCTTTCGGCGTCGCTCAACTCGCTGGTGTTGTCCTGATCCAAACTGTCGAGGCTATGGTCGCTACTATAGTTCGAATCCATGTCAGAATCGAGGACGGTCTGCTCAATTGCCTCCAAAGATTGGGCAGTCTGGCCAAGCGCCGAGGCGAACTCGGTCAAACGAGAAGTAGCAGCTCCCAAGGACGAAGTACTCTGGATGGGAACACGCCTCGCTGGCTCAGAAATGCTCAGGATGTCAAGGTGGTCACCCCCGACATCCTTTGTAACCGCAGCACCAGATGATCCATACTCGGCATCTCTATCCTCTCGGAACATAAGAGGGGACAACGGAGGTGAGGAGAGATCGATGAAGGCGGGGCTGCTATTGTTAAAAGAGCCTGCGTTCAGTTTGGAGGTCCAGGTATGGCTCTGGC
Encoded proteins:
- a CDS encoding uncharacterized protein (COG:S; EggNog:ENOG503P40E), which translates into the protein MRLFRTMTLALAWIGSALAEPKVTFINQDNKHRTIVFTPSVPHKEIKPLRVPAHQEVTQSFPHGWIGNWWSVTDGKPWIPGMLGEVTFNGYMGLTFFDVSAIVNDRDTSGVKMMWPRKSASVTSGCDVFSCGNEYTYPDEVQTKATDEDHLMCSLGDGVSPVYPRGAKKWKKEARRQGEEEEVVVVKPSSKAKPSAVPTTPAKEQEQESFSSGGENTYNGDNDNLYRYRRHRYYRPGNLGE
- a CDS encoding uncharacterized protein (EggNog:ENOG503P6M8; COG:T); the protein is MAANSRAESLAQIDLTVESSESSTAAATTYSRRQITLTALNNTIAIGRASKVSAKGFVPAENNAWFDSAVMSRDHAEISVDIDEKKVQVRDKGSLHGTYLNEREKLEKEPRELKDGDRLTFGLPVDRGTSRFMPVSVKFGVSFNEPTNQYVPSSFASSALTETFSVGDECGSRTFQVPDDSEVSSDVDDYSSDSSIYSSHSATMNPQTASTSPHSLPPKFVPGVEVIDLTEPEASSQSHTWTSKLNAGSFNNSSPAFIDLSSPPLSPLMFREDRDAEYGSSGAAVTKDVGGDHLDILSISEPARRVPIQSTSSLGAATSRLTEFASALGQTAQSLEAIEQTVLDSDMDSNYSSDHSLDSLDQDNTSELSDAESNVNYPENFMEGEYSSDDDDDSGSDHDMDDQSDGSSILDEDMVNYSEDDDNESASEHQSVIGDLDIFDCDQPASPLPPSPMMCRPTLVHNHRTAPVVSDEQDDTLDHPASDTASPVIPVSSKKDEAGAKSTNPIAIEKLLNDRPGVAQSMHQGPPLPELRKTTQPNSWPASFKGDFESLCLKSGKGDFWSAREGNKAYFNKISGQTFNKAALETQTTARPASSVYALCNEMPTNPRFDNEMHTRDLSGLDQQVFSRLPPMETSFNSTVTQPSCSDSLDRLLSSSARRGSQPNAYKEQEKTKEPETEKTKEPETEKPVDQNAENVASKTSDLESQKVNVQFTIQTADEPQSLVEAEKPKANSDSVKRKRKAEDMSVETEDDLKWGGVPETAGTEVLKADGLEEAATEVCGPTVESPIQVLRPFERPTKKVRLFRLAERVGIAAIGGAMVMGTLIYTAPTFA